One Aquarana catesbeiana isolate 2022-GZ linkage group LG06, ASM4218655v1, whole genome shotgun sequence genomic region harbors:
- the LOC141148851 gene encoding uncharacterized protein encodes MGRLDDHAKHRIVVLRKAGLSFRKIKKVLELDNIKVTPQAIYLYLKRKKIEPEKSSSASQNPATKAQGWEQAQLSSLLQESSGQKKEGGNQVAKEGKTASDVKEESQETEIKIVSVTSLSSVNQSLAPPISTSRSIPQGQTVQETQPCPVRPAQNPIVNGPRPNPAQPAPHHPLNGRARTPLPAVKNPALLVTKKIVDRAINLQKKVIFQNGLQLLIHGGNYPLTASATNQQAVRPVAPPNPQVKDATTQTASFPPPRIEVGTEQLDSIRGEIHRLTQVMQSLIDRQNRWEQEQMRQRQCHHQEVLSQIQQLGATLGAKITQNCASVTGSQELEASLPDLGHFKLEL; translated from the exons ATGGGTCGGTTGGATGACCACGCAAAGCACAGGATAGTAGTACTGAGGAAAGCCGGTCTCAGTTTTCGAAAGATCAAGAAGGTCCTGGAATTAGACAATATCAAGGTGACACCACAAGCCATCTACCTCTACTTGAAGCGAAAGAAGATTGAACCGGAAAAGTCATCCAGCGCCTCTCAGAACCCCGCTACAAAAGCACAGGGCTGGGAACAGGCTCAGCTCAGCAGTTTACTACAGGAAAGCAGTGGGCAGAAAAAGGAGGGAGGCAATCAGGTGGCCAAGGAGGGAAAGACAGCAAGTGATGTGAAGGAAGAGAGCCAAGAAACAGAGATCAAAATTGTGAGCGTGACGTCTCTCTCCAGTGTAAACCAGTCACTTGCTCCACCAATCAGCACTTCGAGAAGTATCCCCCAAGGACAGACTGTGCAGGAGACAC AACCTTGCCCTGTCCGTCCAGCCCAGAATCCCATTGTAAATGGACCCAGACCCAACCCTGCCCAACCAGCACCTCACCATCCTCTGAATGGAAGAGCCAGGACACCTTTGCCCGCAGTTAAGAACCCAGCACTGCTTGTCACCAAGAAGATCGTGGACAGAGCCATCAACTTACAGAAGAAG GTCATCTTCCAAAATGGCCTTCAGCTCTTAATTCATGGAGGAAATTATCCACTTACTGCATCAGCCACCAACCAGCAGGCTGTGAGACCAGTGGCTCCACCTAATCCTCAG GTGAAGGATGCCACCACACAGACAGCTTCCTTCCCTCCACCCAGGATAGAAGTCGGTACAGAACAGCTGGACTCTATAAGAGGGGAGATCCACAGACTGACACAAGTCATGCAATCTCTGATTGACAGGCAGAATCGTTGGGAACAAGAACAAATGAGGCAAAGACAGTGTCACCACCAGGAGGTGTTGTCTCAAATCCAGCAACTTGGAGCAACACTGGGAGCAAAGATTACCCAGAACTGTGCCTCAGTCACTGGCAGCCAAGAGCTTGAGGCTTCTCTTCCTGATCTGGGACATTTCAAATTGGAGCTGTAA